The following are from one region of the Methanobacterium veterum genome:
- the dnaG gene encoding DNA primase DnaG encodes MGKGEEISTTKYLIHAQINANGIVEKPDVVGAIFGQTEGLLSNDLDLRELQKTGRIGRIKVNINSRGGRSKGEIVIPSSLDRVETAILAASLETINRVGPCEAYIQVSKVEDVRAVKRRKVVDRAKELYKGMMEEVTPESLKMIEEVKEAMRIHEITEFGDERLPAGPNVSTSDAILVVEGRADVLNLLKYGVKNAIAVEGVSVPKTVAELTKNKTVTAFVDGDRGGELILKELLQVGEVDYVTRAPRGKEVEDLEKDEVMVALRDKVPVEQMYHDLGVKVEKIEEKEKDKAEDKITVLRNVLKDLEGSGNAEIFDDALNILKEVKVENLYDELKNIENNTYAVVFDGVISQRLIDIAKEKGLKHVVAVRMSDVVKKPSPIKVITR; translated from the coding sequence CGCTCAAATTAACGCTAACGGAATTGTAGAAAAGCCGGACGTCGTCGGTGCGATCTTTGGACAGACAGAAGGGCTTTTAAGCAATGACCTTGATTTAAGAGAATTACAAAAAACAGGACGTATAGGGCGAATTAAAGTCAACATCAATTCAAGGGGAGGACGCTCAAAAGGAGAAATAGTAATCCCTTCAAGCCTAGATAGAGTTGAAACTGCAATTCTTGCAGCATCACTTGAAACAATCAATCGTGTAGGGCCTTGCGAAGCTTACATACAGGTTTCTAAAGTTGAAGATGTAAGGGCTGTTAAAAGAAGGAAAGTTGTTGACAGAGCAAAAGAATTATACAAAGGCATGATGGAAGAAGTGACTCCTGAAAGCCTTAAAATGATAGAAGAAGTAAAAGAAGCCATGAGAATTCATGAAATAACTGAATTTGGTGATGAAAGGCTTCCTGCAGGACCTAACGTCTCTACTTCAGACGCTATCCTGGTAGTTGAAGGAAGAGCAGATGTCCTGAACCTCCTCAAATATGGAGTAAAAAATGCAATAGCAGTAGAAGGAGTAAGTGTACCCAAAACTGTTGCAGAATTAACTAAAAATAAAACTGTAACTGCATTTGTCGATGGAGACAGAGGCGGAGAACTTATACTAAAAGAATTATTACAGGTTGGCGAAGTAGATTATGTCACCAGAGCTCCAAGAGGAAAAGAAGTTGAAGATCTTGAAAAGGACGAAGTAATGGTAGCTTTAAGGGACAAAGTACCTGTTGAACAGATGTATCATGATCTTGGAGTTAAAGTTGAAAAAATAGAAGAAAAAGAAAAAGATAAAGCTGAAGATAAAATCACCGTTCTTCGAAATGTATTAAAAGACCTGGAAGGTTCAGGTAATGCAGAGATCTTTGATGACGCTTTAAACATCTTAAAAGAAGTTAAAGTTGAAAATCTCTATGATGAACTTAAAAACATCGAAAATAATACATATGCAGTAGTATTTGACGGTGTTATAAGTCAGAGATTAATAGACATTGCAAAGGAAAAAGGGCTTAAACACGTCGTAGCGGTCAGAATGAGCGATGTGGTTAAAAAACCAAGTCCAATTAAAGTTATAACAAGATAA
- a CDS encoding ATP-binding protein yields the protein MYVNMKKEFLGDIETTKDILIPKDPLNRVIGHDDIIKFVKIAAKQRRNLLLVGPPGIGKSLIAQAISFHLTKPNEEVTVVHNPERPERPFVELKTRKERENERIDLQKAEGDVVDPAEVPDAVAERLGFRCIHCGSFNSAYQSICPECGGDKFSHINARRKHLGDLLGMFEMNSGPISIPQDRVTTTRVKNGKEEVVIYERIDGDQIKILDQHALEKRRELVDEKPKNVIVPLKRKLFVQATGASETELLGDVRHDPYGGHPDLGTQPYERVVPGAIHEAHEGVLFIDEIVHIARLQRYILSAMQDKVFPIIGRNPQSAGSSVKVENVPCDFIFVGACNIRDIQYILPPLRSRIQGEGYEILMKTTMPDTEENVAKLAQFVAQEIEMDGKIPHASKGAVNILIDEARKRANVIDEQKDSLTLRLRDLGGVVKMAGDMAVMEGADLIIEKHMNFAVNNAISIEDQILKRYNSFENAIQKDLSSSQSMGNGKGYRPNENVDRSYM from the coding sequence ATGTATGTTAACATGAAAAAAGAGTTTTTAGGAGATATAGAAACTACAAAAGACATTTTAATACCAAAAGACCCCTTAAATAGAGTTATCGGGCACGATGATATTATAAAATTTGTAAAAATTGCTGCGAAGCAACGGAGAAACCTGCTGCTTGTGGGACCTCCAGGAATTGGAAAATCATTGATAGCCCAGGCAATTTCTTTTCATTTAACCAAACCTAATGAAGAAGTAACCGTTGTACACAACCCTGAAAGACCCGAAAGGCCTTTTGTTGAACTCAAAACGCGTAAAGAACGGGAAAATGAAAGAATAGATCTACAAAAAGCAGAAGGAGATGTTGTAGATCCTGCTGAAGTCCCAGATGCAGTTGCGGAAAGACTAGGGTTTAGATGCATCCACTGTGGAAGTTTCAACAGCGCATATCAAAGTATATGCCCAGAATGTGGTGGAGATAAATTTTCACATATCAATGCCCGAAGAAAACACTTAGGTGATCTCCTCGGAATGTTTGAGATGAACAGCGGCCCTATAAGCATACCCCAAGATAGAGTTACAACAACCCGAGTTAAAAATGGAAAAGAAGAAGTTGTAATCTATGAAAGAATTGATGGGGACCAAATTAAGATACTTGACCAGCATGCCCTTGAAAAACGGCGTGAACTTGTGGATGAAAAACCAAAAAATGTTATAGTTCCACTTAAAAGAAAATTATTTGTTCAGGCAACGGGAGCAAGTGAAACTGAACTTTTAGGTGATGTCAGGCATGACCCTTATGGGGGACATCCAGATTTAGGGACACAACCCTATGAAAGAGTCGTACCTGGCGCCATCCATGAAGCCCATGAAGGCGTTCTTTTTATAGATGAAATAGTTCATATTGCAAGATTACAGCGTTATATATTAAGCGCTATGCAGGACAAAGTATTCCCAATTATAGGAAGGAATCCGCAAAGTGCTGGAAGTTCAGTTAAAGTTGAAAATGTTCCATGCGACTTTATTTTTGTTGGAGCATGCAATATACGAGATATACAGTACATCCTGCCACCGTTACGTTCAAGAATACAGGGAGAAGGTTATGAAATCCTTATGAAGACAACGATGCCAGATACTGAAGAAAATGTTGCAAAACTTGCACAGTTTGTAGCTCAGGAAATTGAAATGGACGGTAAAATACCCCATGCATCAAAAGGGGCTGTTAATATTTTAATTGACGAAGCCAGGAAAAGGGCAAATGTTATTGATGAGCAAAAAGACTCTTTAACTCTTAGATTAAGAGATCTTGGTGGTGTTGTTAAAATGGCAGGTGATATGGCTGTAATGGAAGGTGCAGATCTTATAATTGAAAAACATATGAACTTTGCCGTAAATAACGCAATTTCAATCGAAGATCAAATTCTTAAAAGGTATAATTCCTTTGAAAATGCTATTCAAAAAGATCTGTCCAGTTCTCAGAGCATGGGAAATGGAAAAGGATACAGACCAAATGAGAATGTGGACAGGAGTTATATGTAG
- the xerA gene encoding site-specific tyrosine recombinase/integron integrase produces MNPYSNHMRRNGGEVVSEAHGYDIDESILERYDFPEMIEDYLIEMEIRNYSRNTIKTYKSIVINFYNFLLAEKNLTDDRRVLRAFKKYITHLKRDKNVSQNYIYLVTVVVKKFFEFGGIHILNEIKTPKRTKSLPKHLNEQEVKNLIHAYDKAGENITKHAQLRNLRNKVILALLYSSGLRVSELVYLHTDNVDLTERTIRIRGKGEKDRIVLFDGRTKTLIEEYIEKKDDDSPFLFVNRSGNHLTPRYIQMMIKDHAKAAGIKKKVTPHILRHSFATHLLKNGVDIRAIQQLLGHANLSTTQIYTSVDMHTLKNAYDKAKSVHGD; encoded by the coding sequence ATGAATCCATATTCTAATCACATGAGAAGAAACGGGGGCGAAGTTGTTTCTGAAGCACACGGCTATGACATAGATGAATCTATTTTAGAACGTTATGATTTTCCCGAAATGATAGAAGATTATCTCATTGAGATGGAGATAAGAAACTATTCTAGAAATACCATCAAAACATACAAATCAATCGTTATTAATTTTTATAATTTTTTACTTGCAGAAAAGAACCTCACTGATGATCGAAGGGTTTTAAGGGCATTTAAAAAATATATAACCCACCTGAAGCGTGACAAAAACGTTTCACAGAACTACATATACCTTGTAACCGTAGTGGTGAAAAAGTTCTTTGAATTCGGCGGTATTCACATTTTAAATGAAATTAAAACACCTAAACGGACTAAATCACTCCCTAAACATTTAAATGAACAGGAAGTGAAAAACCTGATACATGCCTATGATAAAGCAGGTGAAAACATAACTAAACATGCCCAACTTAGGAATCTCAGAAATAAAGTTATTTTAGCTTTACTTTATTCATCAGGACTTAGAGTTTCAGAGCTGGTATATTTACATACAGATAATGTTGATCTTACAGAAAGGACAATAAGGATCCGTGGAAAAGGGGAAAAAGACAGAATTGTACTTTTTGACGGCAGGACAAAAACATTAATTGAAGAATATATCGAGAAAAAAGACGACGACAGCCCATTTCTTTTTGTAAACAGGTCTGGAAATCATTTAACTCCTAGATATATCCAGATGATGATTAAAGACCATGCTAAAGCTGCAGGGATTAAGAAAAAGGTAACTCCCCACATTTTAAGGCACTCCTTTGCAACCCACCTTTTAAAGAATGGTGTTGATATTAGAGCAATTCAGCAGCTTTTAGGACACGCCAACTTGAGTACTACCCAGATTTACACCAGTGTTGATATGCACACACTTAAAAATGCTTATGATAAAGCTAAGTCTGTTCATGGCGATTAA